A genomic region of Candidatus Bathyarchaeota archaeon contains the following coding sequences:
- the pyrH gene encoding UMP kinase, protein MKIVVKLGGFAFPLKINEEIINSFALKFKEIHETGHKLTVVTGGGEAARVYINAARKLGASESFCDQLGILVSRLNAKLLIASLNDLAAPKIPETLEEFQSLLPLEKIIVMGGLQPGHSTNAVAALIAESIKADLLINVTDVDGVYTKDPKKDPEAKLLKEVNINQLQEILSSSEVKAGTYKLLDLLAIKIIERSKIPTWIINGRNPSNLIKVIKGEKIGTKILT, encoded by the coding sequence ATGAAAATTGTTGTTAAGCTTGGGGGTTTCGCTTTTCCATTAAAAATTAATGAAGAAATAATTAACTCTTTTGCATTAAAGTTTAAGGAAATTCATGAAACTGGACATAAATTAACGGTTGTAACTGGAGGCGGTGAAGCTGCTAGAGTTTATATTAATGCTGCTAGAAAACTTGGGGCTTCAGAAAGTTTTTGTGATCAACTTGGAATTTTAGTAAGCAGGTTGAACGCTAAATTGCTTATAGCAAGTTTAAACGATTTAGCTGCACCTAAAATTCCTGAAACTTTAGAGGAGTTTCAAAGTTTGCTTCCTTTAGAAAAAATTATAGTTATGGGAGGTCTTCAACCAGGGCATTCAACAAATGCTGTAGCTGCTTTAATAGCTGAATCAATTAAAGCTGATTTACTAATTAACGTTACTGATGTTGATGGTGTTTATACTAAGGATCCAAAAAAAGATCCTGAAGCGAAACTGTTAAAAGAAGTTAATATAAATCAGCTTCAAGAAATTCTCTCTTCAAGCGAAGTTAAAGCTGGAACATATAAACTTTTAGATTTATTGGCTATAAAAATAATTGAACGTTCAAAAATTCCAACATGGATAATTAATGGGAGAAACCCTTCTAATTTAATTAAAGTTATTAAAGGAGAAAAAATAGGAACAAAAATTTTAACTTGA